GGCAACACGCCGCACCCGGCGCTCGCGGCCCCGTTGCGCGGCGGCCCCCAGATGGTCGAGGTCAGCAGGGACGGCAAGCGGGTCTACGTCAGCAACTCCCTGTACGGGGCCTGGGACGACCAGTTCTACCCCGAGGGGGTCGGCGCCTGGCTCGCCAGGATCGACGCCGACTCGTTCACGTTCGACGAGCGGTTCTTCCCCAACGGCGACGCGTTCCGCGGCCTGCGTCCCCACCAGGTGCGGCTGCAGGGAGGCGACGCCTCCTCCGACTCCTACTGCTACCCGTGACCCTGCTGACCGCCGCGCTGCTCGGCGCGTTCCACGGTCTCAACCCCGCCATGGGGTGGCTGTTCGCCGTCGCACGTGGCCTGCAGGAACGCGACAGGAGCGTCGTGCTGGCGTCACTGCCGGCCATCGCCGCCGGCCACCTCGGCTCGGTGGCGGTGGTGGCGCTCGCGGTGACCCTCACCGGCTCCCTGGTCACCGCGACCGTGCTGTCCATCCTCGGAGGGACGGCCCTGGTGGCGTTCGGCTTGTGGCGGCTGCTGTCCACCCGGCACTTCCGCTGGGTGGGGATGCGGCTGTCACTGCCGCAGCTCGCCGCCTGGTCGTTCCTGATGTCCTCGGCGCACGGCGCCGGCCTGATGCTCATCCCGCTGTTCACCGGGCTCCAGGCCGAGGGCCGCGCGCTGCCCGGTGGGCTGGAGCTGGCCGTGCTGCACACGCTCGCGATGTTCACCGTCGCGGGGGTGATCGCGGTCGTCGTGTACCAGGTGGCCGGGCTCGCCGTGCTGCGGCGCGCCTGGTTCGACGTGGACCGGTTGTGGGCCGTCGCCCTGGTGGTGGCCGGCGGCCTGACGCTGGCGCAGGCGTAGCGCGACCCGTGCGGATCGGTCGCGCTCGTGAAGCCACCGGGTGGGGTCCCGCGGTCGCGGCCCGGCCGCGGGACCCCACCCGGTCTCTCCGTGGTACGGCGAAGGAGGGCACCGCCGTACCACGTGTCCCCGGGGTGCCTCAGTCGTGCCGGCGCGCACCCCGGGGACACACCCTCTAGCAGCCGACGCGGCGGGTGCCGAGAGCGATGTCGTCCATCCAGACGTCGTACGAACCGGGGGTGGGGTTCCCCTGGTAGAGCTGCCAGCCGATCTTGACGGTGTCGAACTTCGGGAAGAGGAAGTCGACCTGGTTGCCGCCGTGCTGCTTGGTGGAGACCGTGAGGTCGGGCTGCGGCACGCCGTCGAACCACAGCGTGACACGGTTGTCGGTGGCGTCCATGCGCCACTCCACGCACTGCCACACCCCCGCGCGCGACGGGGCCGACTGCCGCCAGTTGGTCCAGTCACCGGTGGGGCCGCCGTCCGCGCCGACCCCCCACAGCGCGACGCGGCCCTCGGGGACGTACTGGCCGCCGAGGGGCCGTACGATCTCCGGCCCGGCGCCGGTCGTCTCGATGAGCGTGTAGTGGGCCCAGTCCGGGGCCGTCGGGAACGCCTTGACCTTCAGCCGGACCCTGCCGTAGAAGCTGTTCCCCGGCGCCGCGAAGTCGTCGACCTTCAAGAACGCGCGGCCGTTGCCCTCGGTCCGCACGTGCAGCACCTTCTCCCCGCGCCTGCCGTCCCGCTCGACGCTGAGCATCCCGTGCTTGGTGTCCACCCCCCACTTGAGGCTGCTCGCTCCCCCGATCGCCTCCCCCTGGAAGTCCTCACAGAACAACAACCCCCTGCCGCCGCACGTCCCGCTCTCGTGCCCCCGGTCGGAGGCCGTGGCCCCCTGCACTCCGGCCAGCGCCGCCAGCAGAGCCGCCCCGGCCACCGCCACCCACTTACGCACCTTTTCTCCCTTCCGCCGACAAACAAGCCGCCAAGCTATGACATCGCCGTCCCGTCCCCCAGCGCGGCGACCGATACCGGTCACCGGCGGCGCGGCGACCTGCGCCGACGTCACCGTGCCGTCTGAAAGACTCACGCGGCCGCGCGGCGACGGCCGCGCGGCCGGCTGCCGATGGCGCGGGTCAGCACCAGGTCAGTGACGAGTTGACGCGGGTCACGTTGCGGATGACGTTGTTCGCGCCGCCGCAGGGGTCCTGGCGGATGCCGGTACCCGTGACGGTGAGGTTCTGGAACGTGATGCCGGAGGAGATGGGGAACTCGCCGCGTGAGGCGATGCGGACCTCGCCGCCGCCGGTCACGGTTCCGGAGACGCCGGCGATGGTGACGTTGTAGCAGTTCTCGACCAGGATCGCGTTGTTGCCGGTGTTGGAGATGGTGACCCGGTCGATGACGGCGCCGCCGCTCTCCGACACGCAGAACACGCCGCGTCCGCCGCCGCTCGCGATGACGTTGCCGACGCGGATGTTGGTGGGATAGCTGTTCCCCACGCGGCCGTTGCGGTTGGCCATGCGGAACGCGGCGTAGCCGGTGCCGGTGCCGGCGTTCTGCGCGTCGACCGTGCCGACGGTGGCGTTGATCGTGTCGTTGAGCAGCAGGCCCGAGTCGTGGGTGTTGCGCGCGGTGACGGTGCCGATGGTGAGGCCGTCCACGCCGTAGGTCTCCACGCCGTGGGTGCCGGTGCCGGACACGTAGACGTCGTCGATGCGGATGTTGCGCACCTTCACCGCGCGGTCGCCGCCGTGGTTGTCGATGCGGATGCCGAGACCCGCCGACAGGCGCATGTCGATCCGGCCGAGCGTGAGGTTGTTCACGTTGCGCATGAAGACGCCGTACAGCGGGGTGCCGGTCAGCGTCAGGTTCTGCACCTCGACGTCGGTGGTGCCGCGGGAGTACACCGGCGCCATGTCGCCGGAGCCCGAGCCGGTCACGTTGATGGTGCCGCACACGTCGAGCATGGTGTAGCTCGGCAGGGACAGCCGTGCGCTCGCCGGCACGTTGCCTGAGCCGCGCACCACCACGCGCTGCTTGCTGGTGCGGCCGGCGGTCAGGCCGTTCACGGCGGCCTGCATGGCGGCCAGCATGTCACCGCCGGTGTAGCGGGTCGTGCCGCCGTTGCGCGCGGTCCAGGCGCCGCCGCTGACGGTGACCTCGCCGTGGAACGTCCCGCTGCCGCACCCGGTCTGCGGAGGGGTGGTGCTCCCGCCGACCTTGACCAGTTGCCACTGCTGGTTGGCGCCGTCGAGGTCGCTCCACTGCGAGATCCGGCCGCCGTCGGCGGTGGACCACTCGTAGACCTCCAGGGCCAGGTTGCTGTTGCGGTTGATCAGCCGGACGTAGCCGCCGGCCGAGTCCGCGAGGCGGAACTGCTGGTTCGCGCCGTTGTTGTCGGCCCACTGCACGACGTCGGCGCCGCCGGCGGTGGAGCGCTCGTAGATGTCGAGGACCTTGCCGCTGAGACGCGACCGCAGCCGGTAGTAGCCGCCACCGGAGTCGACGAACTGCCACTGCTGCTGGTTGCCGTCGTTGCGGGCCCACTGGACGATCGGGGCCCCGTCGGTGGTGGCGAGGTTGTACACGTCGAGCGCCTTGCCGCTGTGCCGGTTCACCAGCACGTAGTAGGCGGAGGTGTCGACGGTGGCGGCCATGGCCGGCGGCACCGCGACGACCGCTCCGACGACCGTTCCGACCATGGTGAGGACGACGGCCACGGCGGCGCCGAGTACGGCACGCAACCGGCGGCTCGCGTGCCTTGGCGGGGAGGGCATGCGATTCTCCTTCGATCGAGGCGGAGCCACCGGTGCGGTCCCGGCGGCCCGGCGGCTCCGCGCGCCGTCGTCCGCCTCGGCCTTCTCCGCCGCATTCGGCCGCCTGCATGTTTGCGCTCACATTTACGCATGTCAAGCACGTGTGGAAACCCTCGGCGAATTCCCAAAACACCACGGGTTTTCCGGCGAAATTTTCATCAGACCTCGCGGTGCAGCCGCAGGAGTGACGTGGTGAAGGCGCGATGGCAGGACGTCGATTCCTTGACAGCCATAAATGTGAGCGCAAACATCAACGTCGCGCGCGACACACACACGTACCGGACGACACAAAAGGACGCCACGGCTTCGCGGATCCGCCGCCACGACCACGTACCCATGCCGCTGCGGCGCGCGCGGACGGCCGGAGAGGAACCTTCCATGCCACAGTCCCGTACCCGCAGGCGCGCCGCGTCCCTCGCCGTCGCCGCCGCGCTGACCGCCGTCCTGCTCCCCGCGCCACCCGCCGCGGCCTCCCCGTCGGTCCAGTTCACCAACCCACTGGTGGAGCGGCGCGCCGACGCGCAGATCTACAAGCACACCGACGGCTTCTACTACATGACCGCCACCGTGCCGGAGTACGACCGGATCGTCCTGCGCCGCGCGACCACGCTGCAGGGCCTGTCCACCGCGCCGGAGACCGTCATCTGGCGCCGGCACACCAGCGGCGTCATGGGGGCCCACATCTGGGCTCCGGAGATCCACTTCATCGACGGCAAGTGGTACGTCTACTTCGCCGCCGGCGCCACCAACGACGTCTGGGCCATCCGCATGTACGTGCTGGAAGGCACCGGAGCCGACCCGCTGACCGCCGCCTGGACCGAACGCGGCCAGATCCGCACCGCGTGGGAGACGTTCGCGCTGGACGCGTCGACGTTCGTCGCCGGCGGCGTGCGGTACCTGATCTGGGCCCAGTCCGAGCCCGGCGTCAACAACAACTCCAACCTCTACATCGCCAGGATGAGCAGCCCGTGGGCCATCACGGGCACCCCCGTGCGCATCGCCACCCCCACGTACGACTGGGAGCGGCGCGGCTACGCCGTCAACGAGGGCCCGACGGTCATCCAGCGCAACGGCCGGATCTTCCTGACGTACTCGGCCAGCGCCACCGACGCCAACTACTGCCTCGGCCTGCTCACCGCCTCGGCGTCCGCCAACCTGCTCAGCGCGTCCTCCTGGGTGAAAACCCCGTCCCCGGTGTTCACCAGCAACGCCGCCACCGGCCAGTACGGCCCCGGCCACAACTCCTTCACCGTCTCCGAGGACGGCCAGAGCGACATCCTCGTCTACCACGACCGCGGTTACCGCGACATCTCCGGCGACCCCCTGAACGACCCCAACCGGCGCGTCCGCCTGCAGAAGCTCTACTGGAACACCGACGGCACCCCGAACTTCGGCATCCCCGTCCCGGACGGCGTCACCCCGGTCCGCCTGAAGTCGTACAACTACCCCGACCGTTTCGTACGCCACTGGGACTACCGCGCACGGATCGAGGCGAACGTCACCAACCTCGCCGACTCCCAGTTCCGCATCGTCCCCGGCCTCGCCGGCAACGGCAGCGTGTCCCTGGAGTCCACCAACTTCCCCGGCTACTACCTGCGCCACCGCAACTACGAACTCTGGGTCGAACGCAACGACGGCACCGCGACCTTCCGCTCCGACGCCTCCTTCACCCGCCGCCCCGGCCTGGCCTCCTCGGCCGCCGTGTCCTTCGAGTCCGTCAACTTCCCCGGCCGCTACATCCGCCACACCGGCCGCGAGCTCTACCTGCAACCGGCGACGGACACGACCGCACAGGCGGACGCCACCTTCATCCTGGAATGACCCACCGGCGGCGCTCTCCGTCCTCTCACCGCGCCGTGGGACTCGCGGCGCCTTCCATCGAACGTGTCCGCATGCGGACACCAGGACAACTCCGCTGACGCCAGAGCCGTCACCAATCGTCTGCTCTGTCGTAACAGGAGTTGGTTTGCGTATCCGGCCGGTTCTCTTGTCCGCCATGCTCGGCGGCGGACTCCTCCTCTGTCAGCCCGCGGCTTTCTCCGACGCGTCGGAGAAAGCCGCGGAGACCACCAACCAGGTGCGGTACCGGTGCATGACGACCGGCGCGGCCGAGACGCAGACCATCGTCGTCAGCGTCGGGCTCACCATGCCGGCGGAAGCGGTCGCCGGACAGCAACTGGTCATCCAGTGGCGGGGAAGCTACGCCGGCAGCGGGTTGCGTGCCCCCGCCGGAGGGCTCAGCGGCGTCAAGGTGTACGCGTACGCGGCGATCAGCGGCTTCCCCGGGCTGACCTCCGCCACCGGGGTGGGTCAGCTCGGCACGGTCGGCGCCGGCCAGGAGATCCCGCTGCCTACGGCCGCGGTGGAGCTGCGGACCACGCCGAACAGCGCCGGAACCGGTGCGGTGACCCCCGCGGCGATCAACATCGGCGAGAGGCCGGCCGAGCCGCTGATCGAGTGTGAGGTCACGAACAAGACAGAGCTCAAGCCGGGCACCCTGACCGTGGCGGGACCGGGTGGCAGCCCGACGGCCACCCTCACACCGACCCCGACATCCAGCCCCACCGTCAGCCCGACGACGAGCCCGACCCCGCGGCACACCAGCACCGTCACGGCGACCGTGACGCGTTCCCCGGCCCCGGGGGACTCGGCGGAGACACCGGCCCCGGCGGTGACCAGAACCCCGGCGGGAGGCGCGGACACCGGCGGGGGTGGTGACGCCGGGTGGGACGGACGTCCGCTCGTCGTCACCGGGTCCCTGATCGCCGCCGCCGCGGGAGCCGGGCTGCTGCTGCGTCGCCGTACCGGCCGGCGCCGGGTGGCCTAGCGGTGGCGTCAGGAGGCGGCGTCGAAGCGGATCACGCGCAGGCGGTCGGCGGCGGCGCGGTCCAGGGTCGTGACGCTCGCGGCCGGGTGGAGCGCGCCGTCTCCGGCGTCGGTCATCAGGGCCTGCCAGCGGCGGCAGTGCCTGGCGAACGTGAGTTCGGTGACGACGCGGCCACGGGAGTACTGGCCGGCCCTGGCGGTGCGCGGAGGGACGTCCAGGAGGATCACGTGGGTGGCGGCGCCGCGGCGGCGGGTCAGCCAGGCGAAGCCGTGCAGGATGTGCGGCCAGGTGCCTCGGGTGTGCGCCACGACGGTGTGGCCGTTCATGACGGCGCGCGCGATGCGGACCACGTGGGTGGCGTGCACGAGAGGGGTGCGGACCCTCGGGGGGACCGGGCCGAGGTAGCGGTTCCACCAGTTACGTGCCTGCCGCGAGTCGACCACGCGCACGTCGCCGGCCGCCAGCGGTACGGTCTCCTCGCCGCTCATGCCGTACAGGCGCTGCAGGAGGGTGCTCTTTCCGGCGCCTGGCAGCCCGGCGAGGAGCACCAGCGACCCGGCGGGGTAGCGCAGCTCCCGTGCCGTGAGCTGTAAGGGAGGCGGCCCGGGGGCCGCCTGGTCTGTCGTCATCGGCTCGTCCTCCGCTCAGGAGCCAGGCGCGCGACGTGCGGAACGGCGCCGGTGGCCCAAGGTGTGTCCGATCAGGAGAACGAATGGCGGGGGGCCTGAGTTTCACGCCGGTCCCCCGTCCCGGAAATATCAAGACATAGTCGATAAAGGTGGAACCAGCGCAGGTCGTGGACCGTTGGCCGGTCAGAGACCAGCGAAGAAGGAGTGAGCGGTGTTCCGGAAGTTGATGGCCGCGTTCGGTGCCGGCGTAGAGGTCGACACGGTGCTGCGCACCACGCACGTACGCCCCGGCGGGCTCCTGGAGGGCACGGTGCGCTTCCAGGGTGGCTCGTCCGACCACCGGGTCGACGCGATAACCGTGGACTTCACCGCCGTCGTCGAGGTCGAGCAAGGCGACAACGAGTACCGCACCACGTACCCGTTCATGCGTTCCCAGGTCTCCGGCCCCTTCGATCTGAGGGCCGGCGAGTCCCGTTCCCTCCCGTTCTCCGTCCACGTCCCCTGGGAGACCCCCCTCAGCTCCGTCGGCGGCCACCCCCTGCACGGCATGCGCCTCGGCGTCGCCACCGAACTGTCCCTGGCCGGCGCACTCGACAAGGGCGACCTCGACCCGCTGTACGTCGAACCCCTCCCCGAACAGGCCCACCTGCTCGCCGCACTGGACCGCATGGGCTTCCGCTTCAAACGAGCGGACCTGGAGAAAGGCACCCTGCGCGGCTCGACGCTCCCCTTCTTCCAGGAGATCGAGTACTACGCCTCCCCCGACTGGCGCCGCCACTTCAACGAGCTGGAACTGACCTTCATCGCCGGCCCCCACTCGATGGACGTCATCCTCGAAGCCGACACCCGAGGCGGCTTCCTCACCTCAAGCCACGACGTCTACAACCGCTTCCGCGTCACCTACGGCGACCACCCCGGCACCATCCAGCAAGCCCTCCACACCGGCCTGACCACCATGGCCCACCGCCGCGGCTGGTTCTGACCCGAACCCCCACCACCCCCCGGGACCCGCCACCACCTGACCCCGCCGGCTCCCGGGGCCCCCGTCCGACAACCCTCCGTCCCCCTGCCTCGCCAACCCCCTCAGGCTCACTCCCCCACCGTTCCGGCAGCCCTCCAGGCACCAGCCCCCCACAAAGCCCCGGGGCACGAGGCCCACACACCCCCCGCCGGAACCCGTACCGCAAGGCTCAGGAGGACGACTCCCCCGCCTCAGCCTCCTGCCTCTCCAACGCGGCCAGCGCGTCGTTCAACACGCTCCCGACATGCGACGACCCCGAGACCGGCATCTCGTAGAACCCCTTCTCCGGGTCGTACGCCACATCCATCCCCGCCTCGACCAGCCTGCGAGCCCACCGCACCGCCGTGTTGACCTTCACCCGCGGCACCTCACCCCCCTGCGCCACCGCGGAAAGATTCCGCAGATTCGTGGCCGGCCCCGTCTGGTTGTGCACCCTGCTCAACTTCCACGGAATAGCCCGCCCATGATCGAGCATCGCCCGCGCCAACCCCGCGGCCCGCTTCGCCTGCGACACCCCCGACTCCGTAACCCCGAACCGCGCCGCGATCTCCGCATTGGACCACCCCGCCGCGACCAGCCGCCGAAGCTCCACCCGATCGATGAACGCCTTCCGCCCCATGCCCCCCATCCTCCCCCACCCACCGCGGCTCCCGTTACACATGCCCACTGGATCTGCGCTAAGGTTGTTCTCGCCCACCACAAAGGGCAGCGGGACGTAGCGCAGCTTGGTAGCGCACTTGACTGGGGGTCAAGGGGTCGCAGGTTCAAATCCTGTCGTCCCGACAGACGAGAAGGTCTGTCGAGCTGAGGGAAACCTCAGGTCAACAGACCTTTCTTTATGTCGGATCACCGAATGAGCGAGGCTACACGGCCCGCAGCCGGGGACCATTTGGGGACCGGCGAGCCGACAGGTGAGCGCTCAACGCTTCGCCGGCGTCAGCGATCGACCGCGCATCGGGGTGCAAGTAACGCTGCGTCGTGGTCAACGACCCGTGACCAGCGATTTTCCTGAGGACATGGACCGGAACCCCGGCATCCGCCATCCAGGTAAGCCCGGTGTGCCGGAGGTCATGACGCCGAAGATGCTCATAGCCGAGCCTCGCCACCACGTCATCCCAATGGGTCGCATCCCGAAGCACCGCGGTCGTGATCCGTCCACCGCGAGGACCGGTGAACAGCCGCGCCGACTTGTCCGAGCCGATCACGTCGAGGCGACGCGCCACCAGCTCCCGAACTTCCGCGATGAGCGGGACGGTTCGAGCCCGCTTGCCTTTGGTGCCCTTATCGACCAGCCCGCCGGGACTCGGCGTGGTCTGCCGGCGCACCGTCCACGTCCACGAAACAGGGTCGATATCCCCGACCCGCACTCCCGAGACCTCCCCAATGCGTCCGGCGGTGCAAGCGGCGAAGATGACCACCTCACCCCATCCCGAGTAGTTGTCCGCCGACCGCTCAACCAACGCCGCCGCGAGCCGAGTGAGAGCTTCCCAATCGGGCAACGCCAGAGCACGAGGGTTGTCCAACTCGTCTTCCGCTCGCTGATACTCACGTCGCCAGCCAGTCACCCGAGCCGGATTGCGATCAATGACGCCGTCCCTGACCGCCTGCTCCATGACTCGCACGAGGACCGCCAAGCTGTTCTTGACCGTGGACTGACCGCACTCATCGGCGATCCAAGCATGCACCGCCCGATCAACAGCACCATTGGTGATCAGCCGAATCGGAAGGTGCCCCAAGGCCGGGACCACGCGTTTGCGCCAGCCCGCCATGTACGGATCCAGGGTCTTGCTCTCCAACCCGCGCAGCGCGAGGGACATCACCCGTTCCCCGAACTCGGCGAGCGTGGCCGTAGCCGAGATCGGATCAACACCGCCCCGAGCAGCGTCCTCTATCTCTTTGATCCACGCTTGGGCAGCTTCGGAGGTGTCCACTGATTCAGACTTCGACTTCCGCCGCTTGGTCACCGGATCAATCCAGCGCACACGCGCGCGGTACGGGCGAGGTCTGCCGGCACGGAACTCCACATCCGACGACAACGTGACGCCAAGCGGCAAGGCTTGCTGAAGGCTTCCCATCAGGCCACCTGTGCAGGGTCGATGCGGCGGCTTTCCAGCCATCGCCGTACGTCGCGCACGTCGTAGAGCGTCACCCGCGACGAGAGCTGAACGAACGGCGGTCCCTGAATCGGCCGACCCGTGCGCCATCGCCGAAGCGTCGAAGGATCGACCTTGAGCATCTGGGCTAATTCCTCCGTCGTGTACCAGCCATCCACGGACGGACTCAGCGGCTCATTCGGGGAGACCGTCTCGACTTTCGACATTCGCAAGCTCCTTTCTGTGGTGATTTGACGTTCCCGACGAATCCGCGAATCCCAGAGCCAGCGCGGACTCTCCCGGCGTGTAGCCCTGTCCGGCGTAGCTCCAGTGCGCGAGGACCAGCGTGCTTCCGGGTGTGCGGCCCTGTCGCTCGGCGAGCTGGAGTTCCCGGAAGTGCGCGCGTGCCTGTCGCAGGGCGGTCAAGGTGGTGGAGTAGGCGCGGGACCGTGTCGAGAAGTGCCCGCGGAAGCCGAGCATGTGTGCCCACTTGCGCAGCCTCAGTTCCACCAGGTCGGGGTACGTCAGCGGGTCCCCGAGGTTCCAAGCGGTACGGATCAGGCGTTCGGCGTGCGCGGTGACGCCGAGGTGTCGCAGGCGAGGCAGGTCGGCGGCTTTGACGCGCCGGTTAAGGGTGCCGGAAGTCTCGGCGGCCTTGGTGGCGTACTTGGCGACGTATCCGGCGACCTTCTGCTCTGACAACTCATCCCCGCCGGCCAGCTCACCCGCTTCGATGGGCCGGACGTCGACTTGCTCGCCCCAGCTCAGCACGGTCGTGGCCTGTCCCAGGTCGGGAGCGTCGAGGTGAACGGCGGCGACGGCCGAGCGGATCGCGCCGTCCAGGAGTGCGACGGTGGCCCAGTGAGGCGGGGGCAGGGTCGCGCCGGATTCGTCGCGTCCGTCGAGCCGTATGACGGCGTGGAAGTGGACCACGCCGCGTGCCTGGTACTCGGCGACCTTGGCGAACGACACCCGCACGGTCCGGTTGAACGTGGAGCGGCTCAGCCCGGACAGCCCGGCCAGGTGACGGCGTAGGTAGATGGTGAACCGGCGCCACAGGTCCCCGGCGTGTGCGTTCCACAGCACGTGCCCGGTGTAGTCGTAGGTGCCGGGGTCGATGGGCTGACCGAGCAGGGGTTCATCGGCGGTGTGCCGCTGGAAGCAGGCCGGTCCGTTGCGGCGCGGGTGACACACCACCGGCCGGCCGTCCTTGCCGGGACCGCGATGCACGGCCCCGAACGATGGCGCGGTCAGCGTGGCGAGCACGCGGGGATGGGTGCGCACGGCATCGGGGACGCCTTTACCGCCGAGCAGCCCGGCGCGGATGAGGTGGTAGGTGTCGGCCCGGTAGGTCGCGGCGCAGGCGGGACAGCGAGACGCACGCCGGTTGCCGCATCGGATCATGAGTTGCCCGTGCGGTTCGTGCCGGGTGGAGTACTCGCCGAGCACCTGACCGGTGTCGGGGTCGAGCGTGACGCTGTGGCCGACCAGGCGCACCGGTTCGGCGCAGCCGCCCAGACGCGCGACCTGTTCGAGCCAGCGGGACAGGTCTTTGCCCGAGTGGCGGGCCAGGTCACGAATGACCGGCCCGACCAGCTCGGCGAGCGGCACGGGAGCGCTCAAGTGGTGATTCCTCCTTACCTCGGTGACGTGGGGGTGGGGGTGGTTGACGGTCATGGCGTGGCCAGGCCGGGGAGTTCGAACTGCACGGGTGCGTCGCCGGCCAGGGCCTTGATCAGGTGGTGGCCGATATGGCGGGTGTAGGCCGGGGGGATCGCTTCGGCGAGTTCCTTGCGGACGTCGGTCCAGGTGATGCCCATGGCCTGCTGCCATTGGGCGATGCTGCCTTTGCCGCCGCCTTGGCCGTAGACGGCCAGGTAGGGGCCGTGGAACCACTCGCCGTGCCGCATGCCGGCCACACGGCCCCGGTGGGCAGGGTGGTCGGGTTGCGGGATGTGGACGCCGCCGAGTTCGAAGAAGCGATGCCGGATGACCGACAGGGCGAACATCTCGCCGCACAGCCGCAGGTCTTTGCGAACCGGGGCACCGGCGACGTTCTCGATGACGTACGGTCGGCCGACGTGGCGCAGCGCGTCGCGGACGGCGGGGATCAGTTGCGGGTAGGTGCGGCCTTTGTTGGTGCCGGCGGTGAGGGTGCATCCGGCCTGACACGGCGGTGAGGCGTGGATAACGTCGAAGGTGTGCCCGTGTTCGCGGACGAACTCGACCGCGTCGCCCTGGTGGAAGGCGTCGCCGATGTAGTTGGGCTGTGGCCGCAGGTCCACCCCGGTCACGTGGAAACCGGCCTGCTGGTAGCCGCGGGTCGCCCCGCCGGCGCAGCAGAACAGATCCAGAAGCCGAGGCCGGCCCGCACGGTCGGTGACATCGCAGGCGGCCATCACAGGCCCCCGCCGGTGGTCTCGTTCTCGGCGCAGACCTTGTGACACGGGCTTCCGTTGTCGTCGAGCAGGAAGGTGAGCCTGCGGCAGATGCGGCACGGCCGACGACGATCGCCGTTCCAGTGGTTGACCGCTTTGGGGTTGCGTCGCTTGTTCCCGCTCCAGTCCAGCCCGCGCGGCGTGCCGGTCATCGGCCGCACCGTCCGCAGCGGGTACGGATACGGGGATTGACCGCGCCGCAGCGACACACCCAGGTCGAGGCGGTACCGGGGGGCAGCCACGGCGCGAGGGTGGTGGTGTTGTGTCGGTGGAGGTGGAGCGCGGTTAACGCGGGATCGCGCATACTGGTGTCTCCTTTGCGAGCAGCGGAGGAGACGCCTCCCCGGTGCGGCGTTGGCCGGCAAGCTCTGGCCGCCCGGTGGAGGCGTCGATTCGAGGTTGGTCAGCGGCGAGGTCTGACAGTGGGCTTGGCCGGGAGCCGGACCGGTGCCGGAGGGTTGTCGGCGGGCTTGCGCTTGGGCTTGTTGTCGCGGAGCTGGTTGTAGGCGATCAGGTCCATGGCGTAGCCCTGTGCGTCCTTGCGGGTCATCGCTTGGCCGCCTTCCCGGTGGCCTGCTGCTTCTGGTCGGCCTGCTGTGCGTCGTAGGCGTCGCGGACCGAGGTGGGCTCGCCGCCGGGCCAGATGCCGGGGTGGCCGGGGTCGATGTCGATCGTGATCACGTGCGACACGGGGGTTTCTCCTTTGCTGGTCAGGGGTGGTCGGGGGTGGGGTGGTTGTCGATGCCGGTTCCGTTGCAGTCGCGGCAGCAGTCGTCGTCGGGGTCGATTCCGGTTCCGTAGCAGGTGGCGCACATGTAGGCGTGGACCGGGACGTCAAGGGGGTCCGTCACCTGAGGGGTTCTCCTTTGCGATGTGTGGGGTTCGGGCCAGACGGATGCGCCGGTGTGCTGCGGTTCAGGGGGTGATCGCGTCGGCGTAGCTCATCCATGCGTCGTGTCGGCTCCTGCGCTCGTCGGAGATGGCGACTGCAGCGAGGGCGATGGGGCCGAAGTCGCGCACGGCCTGGTAGTGGGTGCCGTCGGAGACCGGGGCACCGGTCAGCTCGGCGAACCGGTCCACCGCGGCGCGGCGCTCGCGTTCGGTGCCACCAGAGAAGAGGTTGATCTCG
The window above is part of the Sphaerisporangium rubeum genome. Proteins encoded here:
- a CDS encoding replication initiator; protein product: MSAPVPLAELVGPVIRDLARHSGKDLSRWLEQVARLGGCAEPVRLVGHSVTLDPDTGQVLGEYSTRHEPHGQLMIRCGNRRASRCPACAATYRADTYHLIRAGLLGGKGVPDAVRTHPRVLATLTAPSFGAVHRGPGKDGRPVVCHPRRNGPACFQRHTADEPLLGQPIDPGTYDYTGHVLWNAHAGDLWRRFTIYLRRHLAGLSGLSRSTFNRTVRVSFAKVAEYQARGVVHFHAVIRLDGRDESGATLPPPHWATVALLDGAIRSAVAAVHLDAPDLGQATTVLSWGEQVDVRPIEAGELAGGDELSEQKVAGYVAKYATKAAETSGTLNRRVKAADLPRLRHLGVTAHAERLIRTAWNLGDPLTYPDLVELRLRKWAHMLGFRGHFSTRSRAYSTTLTALRQARAHFRELQLAERQGRTPGSTLVLAHWSYAGQGYTPGESALALGFADSSGTSNHHRKELANVESRDGLPE
- a CDS encoding DNA cytosine methyltransferase, with product MAACDVTDRAGRPRLLDLFCCAGGATRGYQQAGFHVTGVDLRPQPNYIGDAFHQGDAVEFVREHGHTFDVIHASPPCQAGCTLTAGTNKGRTYPQLIPAVRDALRHVGRPYVIENVAGAPVRKDLRLCGEMFALSVIRHRFFELGGVHIPQPDHPAHRGRVAGMRHGEWFHGPYLAVYGQGGGKGSIAQWQQAMGITWTDVRKELAEAIPPAYTRHIGHHLIKALAGDAPVQFELPGLATP